From a region of the Alosa sapidissima isolate fAloSap1 chromosome 9, fAloSap1.pri, whole genome shotgun sequence genome:
- the LOC121719522 gene encoding uncharacterized protein LOC121719522: protein MMNCPASLALAILLTIQGVCGQGWNVTYQPESICAFVGASVNMSCSYTYPSYLTIKHTYWSKESSPNPPDLMVNPDYRDRATIGCQQGANICHLHIESLTMLDTGKYYCSITTKTLGKKLIGATGVYLDIKNTPLTSVSISPSGDIQEGTEVRLTCNSSSDRPVQSHWYKDDLSTTPVHLETGHTYTVKHFRQEHSGRYFCYSTFKCGYAYSPSVYLQVVYSPKNTTVSLSYLVSTAVITVSVCGAVGLFCLVFFMSKTWKKEATRTRQERSMNPSTTQPDAVYQSLNPNTTQPDAVYQSLNSNTTQPDADYQSLNPNNTQPDAVYQNLNLNTTQLDAVYQSLNPNTTPPNALTRAWSPTPPNTRQFTKF from the exons ATGATGAACTGTCCAGCCTCCCTTGCTTTGGCCATTCTGTTGACCATTCAAG GTGTATGTGGTCAGGGGTGGAATGTCACTTACCAACCTGAGAGCATCTGTGCTTTTGTGGGAGCTTCAGTGAACATGTCCTGTTCTTACACCTACCCCAGTTACTTGACCATCAAACATACGTACTGGTCAAAAGAGAGCAGTCCGAATCCTCCTGATCTCATGGTCAACCCAGACTACAGAGACAGAGCCACCATAGGCTGTCAGCAAGGAGCTAACATATGTCATTTACATATTGAATCATTAACCATGTTAGACACAGGCAAATATTACTGCAGTATAACAACAAAGACATTAGGCAAGAAATTGATTGGAGCGACAGGAGTCTACCTGGACATCAAAA ATACCCCACTGACgtcagtgtccatcagtcccTCTGGTGACATACAGGAAGGCACGGAGGTGAGACTGACCTGCAACAGCAGTTCTGATCGACCAGTGCAGAGCCACTGGTACAAGGATGATTTATCTACAACACCTGTGCACCTGGAGACAGGTCATACATACACCGTCAAACACTTCAGACAAGAACACAGTGGAAGATATTTCTGTTATTCAACATTCAAATGTGGCTACGCATACTCACCTAGTGTGTACCTCCAGGTTGTCT ATTCCCCAAAGAATACAACAGTTTCATTGTCATATCTTGTCTCCACTGCTGTGATAACAGTCTCTGTCTGTGGAGCTGTGGGACTCTTCTGTTTGGTTTTCTTCATGAG CAAGACTTGGAAGAAAGAAGCAACACGTACAAGGCAAGAACGG AGCATGAACCCCAgcaccacccaacctgatgcagtttaccagagcctgaaccccaatACCACTcaacctgatgcagtttaccagagcctgaactccaacaccacccaacctgatgcagactaccagagcctgaaccccaatAACACTCAACCTGATGCAGTCTACCAGAACCTGAACCTCAACACCACACAACTtgatgcagtttaccagagcctgaaccccaacaccactcCACCCAATGCATTGACTAGAGCTTGGtcaccaacaccacccaacacgAGACAGTTTACCAaattctaa